The following are encoded together in the Ranitomeya imitator isolate aRanImi1 chromosome 4, aRanImi1.pri, whole genome shotgun sequence genome:
- the KLHL25 gene encoding kelch-like protein 25, which translates to MSVSVHENRKSRTSTGSMNISLYHKLGHPDCVLTHLNSMRKQELFTDVTLWAGDRAFPCHRAVLAACSQYFEAMFSHGLRESLDNTVNFHDSLHPEVLELLLDFAYSSKIIINEENAESLLEAGDMLQFHDVRDAASEFLEKNLCPSNCLGMLLLSDAHQCRRLNELSLRMCLVNFEIVHKMEDFNNLSKDLLLDLVSSDELEIEDEQVVFNAVLQWAKYDLGKRKDYFPELLKNIRLALLPSESLKETIACEDLVMADERSKVIMEEAVQCKRKILQNDGVVTSLCAKPRKAGHTLLILGGQTFMCDKIFQVDHKAKEIIPKADLPSPRKEFSACAIGCKVYVTGGRGSENGVSKDVWVYDTVHEEWSKAAPMLIARFGHGSAELQNCLYVVGGHTAVAGVFPASPSVSLKQVERYDPLTNKWTMVAPLRDGVSNAAVVSAKLKLFVFGGTSIHRDRVSKVQCYDAFENRWNIKAECPQPWRYTAAAVLGSQIFIMGGDTEFTAASAYRFDIETDQWTRIGDMTAKRMSCHAVASGNKLYVVGGYFGTQRCKTLDCYDPISDSWNSITTVPYSLIPTAFVSTWKHLPV; encoded by the coding sequence ATGTCAGTCAGCGTCCATGAAAACCGCAAGTCACGGACCAGTACAGGGTCTATGAATATTTCATTGTACCACAAACTTGGTCACCCAGACTGTGTTCTAACCCACCTGAATTCAATGCGAAAGCAGGAACTTTTTACAGATGTCACATTATGGGCAGGTGACCGGGCATTCCCATGCCATCGTGCAGTACTGGCAGCCTGTAGCCAGTACTTTGAGGCTATGTTCAGCCATGGATTGAGAGAAAGCCTTGATAACACTGTGAATTTTCATGATAGTCTTCATCCTGAAGTCCTGGAACTCTTACTTGACTTTGCTTACTCGTCTAAAATAATAATTAATGAAGAAAATGCAGAGTCTCTGCTAGAAGCAGGAGACATGCTACAGTTTCATGATGTACGAGATGCTGCCTCAGAGTTTTTAGAGAAAAACCTTTGTCCCTCAAATTGTTTGGGAATGTTACTGTTGTCAGATGCCCATCAATGCCGTAGGTTGAATGAGTTGTCTTTGCGAATGTGCTTGGTCAACTTTGAAATAGTTCATAAGATGGAAGACTTTAATAATCTTTCCAAAGACCTCTTGCTGGACTTGGTTTCCAGTGATGAACTTGAGATTGAAGATGAGCAGGTGGTCTTCAATGCCGTTCTTCAATGGGCTAAGTATGACTTGGGCAAAAGAAAAGATTATTTTCCAGAATTATTaaagaacatcaggttggcattgCTTCCCTCTGAATCCCTGAAGGAAACCATTGCTTGTGAAGACTTGGTAATGGCTGATGAGAGGAGCAAAGTAATCATGGAGGAGGCTGTCCAGTGCAAGAGAAAGATACTGCAGAATGATGGAGTGGTGACTAGTCTATGTGCCAAGCCTCGAAAAGCAGGGCATACCTTACTTATTCTAGGGGGTCAAACGTTTATGTGTGACAAAATTTTCCAAGTAGACCACAAAGCTAAAGAGATTATTCCTAAAGCCGACTTGCCAAGCCCACGAAAAGAGTTTAGCGCTTGTGCCATTGGCTGTAAGGTGTACGTGACTGGTGGACGGGGCTCTGAGAATGGGGTATCAAAAGATGTGTGGGTATATGATACAGTACATGAGGAGTGGTCAAAGGCAGCACCAATGCTCATCGCCCGGTTTGGGCATGGCTCAGCGGAGCTACAAAACTGCCTTTATGTAGTTGGTGGACATACAGCAGTGGCCGGAGTTTTCCCTGCATCGCCTTCAGTTTCTCTAAAGCAAGTAGAGAGGTATGATCCTCTGACAAATAAATGGACAATGGTGGCACCACTGCGGGATGGTGTAAGCAACGCCGCTGTGGTTAGTGCCAAACTGAAGCTCTTTGTTTTTGGAGGGACGAGTATACACAGAGATCGGGTCTCTAAAGTGCAGTGTTATGACGCCTTTGAAAACAGGTGGAATATAAAGGCTGAATGCCCCCAACCGTGGCGCTATACTGCTGCTGCAGTGCTGGGCAGTCAGATTTTtataatgggaggagacacagaattTACAGCGGCCTCTGCCTATCGCTTTGACATTGAAACCGATCAGTGGACAAGAATTGGCGACATGACAGCCAAACGAATGTCTTGCCATGCTGTAGCCTCGGGAAATAAACTCTATGTGGTTGGGGGCTATTTTGGTACACAAAGGTGTAAGACCCTGGACTGTTATGATCCAATCTCCGACTCGTGGAATAGCATCACCACGGTGCCTTACTCACTTATACCTACAGCTTTTGTGAGCACTTGGAAGCACTTACCCGTATGA